In a single window of the Cucumis melo cultivar AY chromosome 11, USDA_Cmelo_AY_1.0, whole genome shotgun sequence genome:
- the LOC103490584 gene encoding uncharacterized protein LOC103490584 isoform X1, whose protein sequence is MNKGFWMTKVPGHENDANSTFDSPSLLDMKRAHHWFIDGCETQVFPNKKQAIQASNSKMTGVVSNMNVFPWEQHTPSYQSVSHQLIGHLFGPESVRSTDFDRAKTSSVISDNVDLRRKGIEVEDHYGEDASVGLSISHGMEDPETSPSYGRIRKVKVNPVKDNIHDLQPCLRSNTNREDGGQLTIDSYYKEIETGLVSVGSAYIKEDDSFNLMNQTSNNGDHHIRFLGHSGKIDDNVVSIGDDYGKRDANIISFDGFPDDQDIISLGRTLGSHDSTFYEPSFQASEAEGVVELESSSFDVPASNSQLAKQKPDITLKSRPEYKMRKEAPNSFPSNVRSLISTGMLDGVPVKYVSVTREELRGIIKGSGYLCGCQSCNFSKMLNAYEFERHAGCKTKHPNNHIYFENGKTIYQIVQELRSTPESLLFDTIQTIFGAPINQKSFRIWKESFQAATRELQRIYGKDELNL, encoded by the exons ATG AACAAGGGTTTTTGGATGACAAAGGTTCCTGGGCATGAAAATGATGCAAATTCAACTTTTGACAGCCCATCATTATTAGACATGAAGCGGGCACATCACTGGTTTATAGATGGCTGTGAGACACAGGTTTTCCCCAACAAGAAGCAAGCAATTCAAGCTTCAAATAGTAAAATGACTGGAGTGGTGTCAAATATGAATGTTTTTCCTTGGGAGCAACATACTCCAAGTTATCAGTCTGTTTCACATCAACTTATCGGCCACTTATTTGGACCTGAATCAGTAAGGTCTACTGACTTTGATCGAGCTAAAACATCTTCTGTAATTTCGGATAATGTGGACCTCAGGAGAAAAGGTATTGAAGTTGAAGACCATTATGGAGAGGATGCATCTGTTGGGTTGTCGATTTCTCATGGTATGGAGGATCCTGAAACATCTCCTAGCTATGGAAGAATTAGAAAAGTGAAAGTCAATCCGGTAAAAGATAATATACATGATCTCCAACCGTGTCTTAGAAGTAATACTAATAGGGAAGATGGTGGTCAACTCACCATAGATAGTTATTACAAGGAAATTGAAACGGGCCTTGTATCTGTGGGATCAGCCTATATTAAGGAGGATGACAGTTTCAATTTGATGAATCAAACCTCCAACAATGGGGATCACCATATTAGGTTTCTAGGTCATAGTGGGAAGATAGATGACAATGTTGTCTCCATTGGTGATGATTATGGTAAGCGGGATGCAAATATAATCTCATTTGATGGATTTCCTGATGATCAAGATATTATATCCTTAGGCAGGACACTTGGTAGCCATGACTCAACATTTTATGAACCTTCATTCCAAGCATCTGAAGCTGAGGGTGTCGTAGAGTTGGAATCATCAAGTTTCGATGTACCTGCAAGCAATTCTCAGTTAGCGAAGCAAAAGCCTGATATAACGCTGAAGAGTAGACCAGAATACAAAATGAGGAAAGAAGCTCCAAACAGTTTTCCTTCAAATGTTAGAAGTTTGATATCAACCGGCATGCTTGATGGTGTTCCTGTTAAGTATGTTTCCGTAACCAGAGAG GAGCTTCGTGGAATAATAAAGGGATCTGGCTATCTTTGTGGATGCCAATCTTGCAACTTTTCCAAG ATGCTTAATGCATATGAGTTCGAGCGGCACGCTGGCTGCAAAACAAAACACCCAAATAATCATATATACTTTGAGAATGGGAAAACTATTTACCAGATCGTACAAGAATTAAGAAGCACACCAGAGAGCTTGTTGTTTGATACAATCCAAACTATATTTGGTGCACCTATCAATCAGAAATCTTTTCGGATTTGGAAAG AATCATTTCAAGCAGCAACTCGCGAGCTTCAACGCATATATGGCAAGGATGAACTTAACCTGTAG
- the LOC103490584 gene encoding uncharacterized protein LOC103490584 isoform X2, protein MTKVPGHENDANSTFDSPSLLDMKRAHHWFIDGCETQVFPNKKQAIQASNSKMTGVVSNMNVFPWEQHTPSYQSVSHQLIGHLFGPESVRSTDFDRAKTSSVISDNVDLRRKGIEVEDHYGEDASVGLSISHGMEDPETSPSYGRIRKVKVNPVKDNIHDLQPCLRSNTNREDGGQLTIDSYYKEIETGLVSVGSAYIKEDDSFNLMNQTSNNGDHHIRFLGHSGKIDDNVVSIGDDYGKRDANIISFDGFPDDQDIISLGRTLGSHDSTFYEPSFQASEAEGVVELESSSFDVPASNSQLAKQKPDITLKSRPEYKMRKEAPNSFPSNVRSLISTGMLDGVPVKYVSVTREELRGIIKGSGYLCGCQSCNFSKMLNAYEFERHAGCKTKHPNNHIYFENGKTIYQIVQELRSTPESLLFDTIQTIFGAPINQKSFRIWKESFQAATRELQRIYGKDELNL, encoded by the exons ATGACAAAGGTTCCTGGGCATGAAAATGATGCAAATTCAACTTTTGACAGCCCATCATTATTAGACATGAAGCGGGCACATCACTGGTTTATAGATGGCTGTGAGACACAGGTTTTCCCCAACAAGAAGCAAGCAATTCAAGCTTCAAATAGTAAAATGACTGGAGTGGTGTCAAATATGAATGTTTTTCCTTGGGAGCAACATACTCCAAGTTATCAGTCTGTTTCACATCAACTTATCGGCCACTTATTTGGACCTGAATCAGTAAGGTCTACTGACTTTGATCGAGCTAAAACATCTTCTGTAATTTCGGATAATGTGGACCTCAGGAGAAAAGGTATTGAAGTTGAAGACCATTATGGAGAGGATGCATCTGTTGGGTTGTCGATTTCTCATGGTATGGAGGATCCTGAAACATCTCCTAGCTATGGAAGAATTAGAAAAGTGAAAGTCAATCCGGTAAAAGATAATATACATGATCTCCAACCGTGTCTTAGAAGTAATACTAATAGGGAAGATGGTGGTCAACTCACCATAGATAGTTATTACAAGGAAATTGAAACGGGCCTTGTATCTGTGGGATCAGCCTATATTAAGGAGGATGACAGTTTCAATTTGATGAATCAAACCTCCAACAATGGGGATCACCATATTAGGTTTCTAGGTCATAGTGGGAAGATAGATGACAATGTTGTCTCCATTGGTGATGATTATGGTAAGCGGGATGCAAATATAATCTCATTTGATGGATTTCCTGATGATCAAGATATTATATCCTTAGGCAGGACACTTGGTAGCCATGACTCAACATTTTATGAACCTTCATTCCAAGCATCTGAAGCTGAGGGTGTCGTAGAGTTGGAATCATCAAGTTTCGATGTACCTGCAAGCAATTCTCAGTTAGCGAAGCAAAAGCCTGATATAACGCTGAAGAGTAGACCAGAATACAAAATGAGGAAAGAAGCTCCAAACAGTTTTCCTTCAAATGTTAGAAGTTTGATATCAACCGGCATGCTTGATGGTGTTCCTGTTAAGTATGTTTCCGTAACCAGAGAG GAGCTTCGTGGAATAATAAAGGGATCTGGCTATCTTTGTGGATGCCAATCTTGCAACTTTTCCAAG ATGCTTAATGCATATGAGTTCGAGCGGCACGCTGGCTGCAAAACAAAACACCCAAATAATCATATATACTTTGAGAATGGGAAAACTATTTACCAGATCGTACAAGAATTAAGAAGCACACCAGAGAGCTTGTTGTTTGATACAATCCAAACTATATTTGGTGCACCTATCAATCAGAAATCTTTTCGGATTTGGAAAG AATCATTTCAAGCAGCAACTCGCGAGCTTCAACGCATATATGGCAAGGATGAACTTAACCTGTAG
- the LOC103490585 gene encoding ras-related protein RABE1c, producing the protein MAAPPARARADYDYLIKLLLIGDSGVGKSCLLLRFSDGSFTTSFITTIGIDFKIRTIELDGKRIKLQIWDTAGQERFRTITTAYYRGAMGILLVYDVTDESSFNNIRNWIRNIEQHASDNVNKILVGNKADMDESKRAVPTSKGQALADEYGIKFFETSAKTNLNVEEVFFSIARDIKQRLADTDSKAEPSTIKINQQDQGANAGQAAQKSACCGS; encoded by the exons ATGGCTGCTCCACCTGCAAGAGCTCGGGCGGATTATGATTATCTCATAAAGCTTCTTTTAATCGGCGATAGCG GTGTCGGTAAGAGTTGCCTTCTCTTACGTTTCTCTGATGGTTCCTTCACCACTAGTTTTATTACTACCATTGG TATTGATTTTAAAATCAGAACCATTGAGCTTGATGGAAAACGGATCAAGCTTCAAATTTGGGATACTGCTGGGCAAGAGCGCTTCCGTACAATCACCACAG CTTACTACCGTGGAGCAATGGGCATTTTGCTGGTCTATGATGTAACTGATGAATCATCTTTCAACA ATATTAGAAATTGGATTCGTAATATCGAACAACATGCTTCTGATAATGTCAACAAGATATTGGTTGGAAACAAGGCCGACATGGATGAAAGCAAAAGG GCTGTGCCTACATCCAAAGGACAGGCACTTGCCGATGAGTATGGGATCAAATTCTTTGAAACT AGTGCAAAGACCAATCTTAATGTGGAAGAAGTTTTCTTCTCGATAGCAAGGGATATCAAGCAACGTCTTGCTGATACTGATTCAAAAGCCGAG CCTTCGACGATCAAGATCAATCAACAAGACCAGGGAGCCAATGCTGGTCAGGCTGCGCAAAAATCAGCTTGTTGTGGCTCTTAA